One genomic window of Variovorax sp. RA8 includes the following:
- a CDS encoding DNA gyrase/topoisomerase IV subunit B, protein MSSTPAAYDGNQIKVLRGLEAVRKRPGMYIGDTQRKGFHHMVWEILDNSIDEHMGGHCNRIEMRVHADGSVSVKDNGRGIPVDLHPEEKVAAATVVVTVLHAGGKFGGEDGESAYKTSGGLHGVGASVVNALSSRFEMTIERDGGQFFQAFENGGTPVDKLKRIGASSNHGTTIRFWPDLTIFKAEEGEPELTFDHALIAHSLSTRAHLNPGLQIVYLDERTGVSSEWKAESFVEILDVVTDNRNAPVLQPLSAHQKVATKEGEVEVMVAFRVHAERPSTIVSFANGVTTPNGGSHDAGFRSALLRAYNKYADDNKLTKEPFVADDVREGLAAAISVRLSEPRFSGQTKDKLANTECNGAVSTVTYQLLMKFFEENPKEAKAAIMRADRAARARAAADKARDQVERKSPLAIGTLPGKLADCQETDPALCELYMVEGDSAGGSAKQGRDRRTQAILPLKGKPLNVLRLDDVAKGLRSEEIDNIVQAFGCGAASAFDITKLRYHKLILMTDADVDGAHIVTLLLTLIHKYMPELIAQGHVYLAQPPLYRVRKGKGDPHWIRDDAALEAFFASHGGRDGYEVQRFKGLGEMNAEQLWSTTMDPETRTLLQVQYAPASENTDLDPEPMPVGAAEDAVFELLMGNDVPPRRAFIEERATYAQIDV, encoded by the coding sequence ATGTCGAGCACCCCCGCCGCCTACGACGGCAATCAGATCAAGGTCCTCCGGGGCTTGGAAGCAGTGCGCAAGCGCCCCGGCATGTACATCGGCGACACGCAGAGGAAGGGCTTCCACCACATGGTGTGGGAAATCCTCGACAACTCGATCGACGAACACATGGGCGGCCACTGCAACCGCATCGAGATGCGCGTGCACGCGGACGGCTCCGTCTCAGTGAAGGACAACGGTCGTGGCATCCCCGTCGATCTGCACCCCGAGGAGAAAGTTGCTGCAGCGACCGTGGTGGTCACCGTTCTGCACGCCGGCGGCAAGTTCGGCGGTGAAGACGGCGAGAGCGCATACAAGACCAGCGGCGGCCTGCACGGCGTCGGTGCGTCAGTCGTGAACGCCCTGTCTTCGCGCTTCGAGATGACCATCGAGCGCGACGGCGGCCAGTTCTTCCAGGCCTTCGAGAACGGCGGCACCCCCGTCGACAAGCTCAAGCGCATCGGCGCGTCGAGCAACCACGGCACCACGATCCGCTTCTGGCCTGACCTCACCATCTTCAAGGCAGAGGAGGGCGAGCCCGAGCTGACGTTCGACCACGCCCTGATCGCCCACTCCTTGTCGACTCGCGCTCATCTGAACCCAGGCCTGCAGATCGTCTACCTCGACGAGCGCACGGGCGTTTCGTCCGAGTGGAAGGCCGAATCGTTCGTCGAGATCCTCGACGTCGTGACCGACAACCGCAACGCTCCGGTCCTCCAGCCCCTCTCCGCGCACCAGAAGGTCGCCACGAAGGAAGGCGAAGTGGAGGTGATGGTCGCATTCCGCGTGCATGCCGAGCGTCCGAGCACCATCGTCTCGTTCGCCAACGGCGTGACCACGCCGAATGGCGGTAGTCACGACGCGGGCTTTCGCTCAGCCCTACTTCGGGCGTATAACAAATACGCCGACGACAACAAGCTCACAAAAGAGCCGTTCGTAGCAGACGACGTTCGCGAAGGTCTTGCTGCGGCGATTTCCGTTCGACTCAGTGAGCCGCGTTTCTCGGGTCAGACGAAGGATAAGCTGGCCAATACCGAGTGCAATGGGGCCGTGTCCACGGTTACCTACCAACTCCTCATGAAATTCTTCGAGGAGAACCCCAAGGAAGCCAAGGCCGCCATCATGCGCGCCGACCGTGCGGCACGCGCCCGCGCCGCGGCCGATAAGGCCCGCGACCAGGTCGAGCGCAAGAGCCCGCTCGCCATCGGGACGCTCCCGGGCAAGCTGGCGGACTGCCAGGAAACCGACCCGGCACTGTGCGAACTCTACATGGTCGAGGGCGATTCCGCCGGCGGCTCCGCCAAGCAGGGCCGCGATCGCAGGACTCAGGCGATCCTGCCCCTCAAGGGCAAGCCCCTGAACGTGCTGCGCCTGGATGACGTGGCCAAGGGCCTGAGATCCGAAGAGATCGACAACATCGTGCAAGCCTTCGGCTGCGGCGCGGCCAGCGCCTTCGACATCACGAAGCTGCGCTATCACAAGCTGATCCTGATGACCGACGCGGACGTGGACGGCGCGCACATCGTCACGCTGCTGCTCACGCTCATCCACAAGTACATGCCGGAACTGATCGCGCAGGGCCACGTCTACCTCGCGCAGCCGCCTCTGTACCGCGTGCGCAAGGGCAAGGGCGATCCGCACTGGATTCGAGACGACGCTGCTCTGGAGGCCTTTTTCGCTTCGCACGGCGGCCGCGACGGCTACGAGGTCCAGCGCTTCAAAGGGCTTGGTGAGATGAACGCCGAGCAACTCTGGTCCACGACCATGGACCCTGAGACCCGCACGCTGCTGCAGGTGCAGTACGCGCCGGCGTCCGAGAACACGGACCTGGATCCCGAGCCCATGCCGGTCGGCGCCGCGGAAGACGCCGTGTTCGAGCTGCTCATGGGCAACGATGTGCCCCCGCGCCGCGCCTTCATCGAAGAGCGCGCGACCTACGCCCAGATCGACGTTTGA
- a CDS encoding RES domain-containing protein, whose amino-acid sequence MSATFEGAQLDLELMDPGGPPLVRLFRHPGGDWQEPPLDRRNQRVDPPAGRAGDYAVLYTADSLAAVAIECRVLNCDSSDRYTYDVQRTTEYSVVRYQLRAPAIFIPIDGENKRTLGLRFPDPAYAKHRAVAHHLFERYGSVVHGLSWESYHRNQPGRVYALWHHHKDTVGLAVIPPTPYPKLADDPEWIDLLAANPEFEPITGA is encoded by the coding sequence ATGAGCGCCACGTTCGAGGGCGCGCAGCTCGACCTGGAACTGATGGACCCGGGTGGCCCGCCCCTCGTGCGACTCTTTCGCCATCCGGGCGGCGATTGGCAGGAGCCGCCGTTGGACCGGCGCAACCAGCGCGTTGACCCGCCGGCGGGCCGCGCTGGCGACTACGCGGTGCTCTACACCGCCGACAGCCTGGCGGCGGTGGCAATCGAATGCCGCGTTCTGAACTGCGACAGTTCGGACCGCTACACCTATGACGTGCAGCGCACGACGGAGTATTCCGTGGTGCGCTACCAGCTCCGTGCCCCGGCAATCTTCATCCCCATCGACGGGGAGAACAAGCGCACGCTGGGCCTGCGCTTTCCAGATCCGGCGTATGCCAAGCATCGCGCTGTAGCGCACCATCTCTTTGAGCGCTACGGCTCGGTGGTGCACGGCCTGTCCTGGGAGTCCTACCACCGCAACCAGCCCGGGCGCGTCTACGCTCTCTGGCACCACCACAAGGACACGGTAGGGTTAGCCGTCATCCCCCCGACGCCCTACCCGAAGCTGGCCGACGATCCCGAATGGATCGACCTGTTGGCGGCGAACCCTGAGTTCGAGCCGATCACCGGGGCCTGA
- a CDS encoding oxidoreductase-like domain-containing protein: protein MASPAPDPAADPMPDAPEAPDLDACCGNGCEPCIFDLHDMAMDRYRQALREWKARHPEAAG, encoded by the coding sequence ATGGCCTCCCCTGCTCCCGATCCAGCCGCCGACCCTATGCCGGACGCCCCGGAGGCCCCCGACCTGGACGCCTGCTGCGGCAACGGCTGTGAGCCTTGCATCTTCGACTTGCACGACATGGCCATGGACCGCTATCGCCAGGCGCTGCGGGAGTGGAAGGCCAGGCACCCCGAGGCGGCCGGCTGA
- a CDS encoding radical SAM protein, with product MTPASPAPAPSVHWRAAEFSGYRTGALDISLTARRIISVPTQLGCRIGCTFCVSGEGPLVRNLTSAEILHLAEEALRAAPPDGRPLELSFTGEGEPAMNWRQAAAVCEALLCISPDFDSVRYCFSGLGADRLLAKLDGGPFPTRLQLSLHAARQHVRDGLVGNSAPLPSIFAALELHEDRFTSIELNVVLQDGVNDSDEDLAALARWGSPAWPILLNPLLRDGAEVPGSRAEHIERGLRAAGRMVLRYREIGARISRGGIYPLMAARRR from the coding sequence ATGACACCGGCCAGCCCCGCGCCGGCGCCGAGTGTCCACTGGCGGGCGGCCGAGTTCTCCGGGTACCGGACCGGCGCGCTCGACATTAGCCTGACCGCGCGCCGGATCATCAGCGTCCCGACGCAGCTGGGCTGCCGGATCGGCTGCACCTTCTGCGTGTCCGGCGAGGGCCCGCTCGTACGCAACCTGACCTCCGCCGAGATCCTCCACCTGGCGGAAGAGGCGCTGCGCGCCGCGCCGCCCGACGGCCGGCCGCTTGAGCTGTCGTTCACCGGCGAGGGCGAGCCCGCGATGAACTGGCGCCAGGCGGCCGCGGTGTGCGAGGCGCTCCTCTGCATCAGCCCGGACTTCGACTCGGTGCGCTACTGCTTTTCCGGCCTCGGCGCGGATCGCCTCCTGGCCAAGCTCGACGGCGGGCCGTTCCCGACCAGGCTGCAGCTGTCCCTGCATGCGGCGCGCCAGCACGTGCGCGATGGCCTGGTCGGGAACAGCGCGCCGCTGCCCTCGATCTTTGCTGCGCTCGAGCTCCACGAGGATCGGTTCACGAGCATCGAGCTCAACGTGGTGCTGCAGGACGGCGTGAACGACTCCGATGAGGATCTCGCTGCGCTCGCGCGCTGGGGCTCGCCGGCCTGGCCGATCCTGCTGAACCCGCTGCTGCGCGATGGTGCCGAGGTGCCCGGCAGCCGGGCCGAGCACATCGAGCGCGGGCTGCGCGCAGCCGGGCGCATGGTGCTCCGGTACCGGGAGATCGGCGCGCGGATCAGCCGCGGCGGCATCTACCCGCTGATGGCGGCGCGCCGCCGATAG
- a CDS encoding DUF3850 domain-containing protein, whose product MNSTPPAAVPAQAPPARRIHELKTDPEVFQASWDGLKTFEIRVNDRDFQVGDSLYLLETEHTGEEMRAGAPLVYTGRTLRKVVSHVLTGYGLAPGWCCLSHTTQQAPAHPVDTTRDALGLLIDVYDAMGAPRGPARILAEEALRAAPAAGAPSTGTLNGPPVDEFEGPARALHDALCRASMIQCKHGWSFSGWTADGRAVRHRIRIEGYERTGPGVEKERAARTGVQA is encoded by the coding sequence ATGAACTCGACCCCACCCGCAGCGGTTCCGGCTCAAGCCCCGCCCGCCAGACGCATCCACGAACTGAAGACCGACCCTGAAGTCTTCCAGGCCTCCTGGGATGGTCTCAAGACGTTCGAGATTCGCGTGAACGACCGCGACTTCCAGGTCGGCGACTCGCTCTACCTGCTGGAGACCGAGCACACCGGCGAGGAAATGCGCGCCGGCGCCCCGCTGGTCTACACGGGCCGCACGCTGAGGAAGGTGGTCAGCCACGTGCTGACCGGCTACGGCTTGGCGCCGGGCTGGTGCTGCCTGTCGCACACAACCCAGCAGGCACCCGCCCATCCGGTGGACACCACGCGCGACGCGCTGGGGCTCCTGATCGATGTCTACGACGCCATGGGGGCGCCGAGAGGCCCTGCCCGCATCCTGGCCGAGGAAGCGCTTCGAGCCGCACCCGCGGCGGGCGCACCTTCGACGGGGACCCTCAACGGCCCGCCCGTCGATGAATTCGAGGGGCCCGCGCGCGCCCTGCACGACGCGCTCTGCCGGGCCAGCATGATCCAGTGCAAGCACGGCTGGAGCTTCAGCGGCTGGACGGCCGACGGCCGCGCCGTGCGCCACCGCATCAGGATCGAGGGCTACGAGCGCACCGGCCCAGGTGTCGAGAAGGAGCGTGCCGCTCGGACGGGAGTGCAGGCATGA
- the tmk gene encoding dTMP kinase, with translation MSAERGLFLSLEGVDGAGKSGHIEAIAKIFEDAGRTVVLTREPGGTPLAEQLRAMILSESMDPLTEALLCFAARRDHIQTKIAPALAAGKVVICDRFTDSTFAYQGGGRGFDLATLGTLEAMVQSRDMLTASGRAPGPNAGGALLQPDLTLLFYLDPAIAAQRLAGARAPDKFESQPVDFFHAVNNGYLARVHSDSKRFVLINATLSREQVWADVRANLVARGVLDAAAPPEQARSATNPEEAATGSRTESAGGLAPRGSTQPARTIQARLAELQADNERSANVLAPQGFQMQAAAARAMARLCKQILGWVDAGVPLTLADSAKDPAFTEAEKHAEPRIYAHPQDYERREDGRVVRKDRWEWGLRNIVTVLHGPRHSFEIDEIVESVRALAERAKDPAEEAGAVISAYALDISPTTSIKIERVLNREGPAKWAVRLDGDCLSRQGEWEWEPMPSGRDDDFLAAALIPPRKRSSRPRKRWPPCSRRASTRLALQ, from the coding sequence ATGAGCGCGGAGCGGGGTCTCTTCCTGTCGCTGGAGGGCGTCGACGGGGCTGGCAAGAGCGGCCATATCGAGGCGATCGCGAAGATCTTCGAGGACGCAGGCCGCACCGTGGTGCTCACCCGCGAGCCGGGCGGCACGCCGCTGGCCGAGCAGCTGCGCGCCATGATCTTGAGCGAATCCATGGACCCGCTGACGGAGGCGCTGCTGTGCTTTGCGGCGCGGCGAGACCACATCCAGACGAAGATCGCGCCGGCGCTGGCCGCCGGGAAGGTCGTGATCTGCGACCGGTTCACCGACAGCACCTTCGCCTACCAGGGCGGTGGCCGGGGCTTTGATCTGGCAACCCTGGGCACCCTCGAAGCCATGGTCCAAAGCCGCGACATGCTCACTGCTTCCGGTCGCGCGCCCGGGCCGAACGCCGGCGGTGCGCTTCTGCAGCCCGATCTGACGCTGCTCTTCTACCTCGATCCCGCGATCGCGGCCCAACGCCTCGCCGGTGCGCGCGCGCCGGACAAGTTCGAAAGCCAGCCGGTCGACTTCTTCCATGCCGTCAACAACGGATATTTGGCCCGCGTGCACAGCGATTCGAAACGATTCGTCCTGATCAACGCCACTCTTTCAAGGGAACAAGTCTGGGCGGATGTTCGGGCGAACCTGGTGGCGCGCGGAGTGCTGGACGCCGCCGCTCCACCCGAGCAGGCACGGAGCGCGACCAACCCTGAGGAGGCCGCCACCGGCTCCAGAACGGAGAGCGCGGGGGGACTGGCACCACGGGGCAGCACGCAGCCGGCGCGAACCATCCAGGCCCGCCTGGCCGAGCTTCAGGCCGACAACGAGCGTTCGGCGAACGTGCTCGCGCCGCAAGGGTTCCAGATGCAGGCCGCAGCGGCCCGCGCCATGGCGCGCCTGTGCAAGCAGATCCTCGGCTGGGTCGACGCCGGCGTGCCGCTCACGCTCGCGGACAGCGCGAAGGACCCTGCATTCACCGAGGCCGAGAAGCACGCTGAGCCGCGCATCTACGCGCACCCGCAGGACTACGAGCGCCGAGAGGACGGCAGGGTGGTGCGCAAGGACCGCTGGGAATGGGGCTTGCGCAACATCGTCACCGTCCTGCACGGCCCGAGGCACTCATTCGAGATCGACGAGATCGTGGAGAGCGTCCGCGCCCTCGCCGAGCGCGCGAAGGACCCCGCGGAGGAAGCCGGCGCCGTCATCAGCGCCTACGCCCTCGACATATCGCCCACGACCAGCATCAAGATCGAGCGCGTGCTGAATCGAGAGGGGCCTGCGAAGTGGGCTGTGCGCCTGGACGGCGACTGCCTGAGCCGGCAGGGCGAGTGGGAGTGGGAGCCGATGCCCAGCGGGCGCGATGACGACTTCCTAGCTGCCGCTTTGATACCGCCCAGGAAGCGATCGTCGCGTCCGCGCAAGCGGTGGCCACCATGCTCGAGGAGGGCCTCGACACGCCTCGCCTTGCAATAG
- a CDS encoding ATP-grasp domain-containing protein translates to MLVLQAETSAEVRTALLVATMRGMPVRRVSLKELQSNLDVRASLAAYLGEILPVGTVEFVRTVMGIRGVPEPEGMGYGPVGDFLRREIREGVLYELKAAEGPVFVKPVATKTFSGFVYDPRPGAKHTEYQLEQLKAIASLKTATRVWLSEVVEFACEWRYYVDATGRILAKARYDADGDDDAPEPTAEVVQSAIDSTVTYLEARGNAHPFAIDVGVLTNRRTAVVELSDAWALGLYAHSCTPAGTDWKADDYVDFLLQRWRSIVAYGQLRAAREAADRLAKAEKVEPPPPKVPARRGRPRKVSLQATAQAAVVAAGT, encoded by the coding sequence ATGCTGGTGCTGCAGGCGGAAACGTCTGCCGAAGTGCGCACCGCCCTGCTGGTGGCCACCATGCGGGGAATGCCCGTTCGCCGGGTGTCCCTGAAGGAACTCCAGTCCAACCTCGATGTGCGCGCAAGCCTGGCCGCGTACCTGGGCGAGATCCTCCCGGTGGGCACCGTGGAGTTCGTGCGCACCGTGATGGGGATTCGGGGCGTCCCCGAGCCGGAGGGCATGGGCTACGGACCGGTCGGCGACTTCCTGCGCCGGGAGATCCGCGAGGGCGTGCTCTATGAGCTGAAGGCCGCCGAAGGGCCGGTCTTCGTGAAGCCCGTAGCCACCAAGACCTTTTCCGGCTTCGTCTACGACCCGCGCCCGGGCGCCAAGCACACCGAATACCAGCTCGAGCAGCTCAAGGCGATCGCCTCGCTCAAGACGGCCACGCGCGTTTGGCTGTCCGAGGTGGTCGAGTTCGCCTGCGAATGGCGCTACTACGTGGACGCCACGGGCCGCATCCTGGCCAAGGCCCGCTACGACGCCGACGGCGACGATGACGCGCCCGAGCCCACCGCTGAGGTCGTGCAAAGCGCGATCGACAGCACGGTGACCTACCTTGAAGCCCGGGGCAACGCCCATCCCTTTGCGATCGACGTGGGCGTGCTCACGAACAGGCGCACCGCCGTCGTGGAGCTATCGGACGCCTGGGCTCTTGGCCTCTACGCCCACTCCTGCACGCCGGCCGGCACGGACTGGAAGGCCGATGACTACGTCGACTTTCTGCTGCAGCGCTGGCGCTCGATCGTCGCTTACGGGCAGCTTCGTGCGGCCCGGGAGGCTGCCGACCGTCTGGCCAAGGCCGAGAAGGTCGAGCCCCCGCCGCCGAAGGTTCCTGCGCGTCGCGGCCGCCCGCGGAAGGTCTCCCTCCAGGCTACCGCGCAGGCAGCAGTAGTAGCAGCAGGGACCTGA